The DNA region TCAAGCGGGAGCCGAAAAAAGAGGAAGCGGCCGAGCACAAGCGGTCGGTGGTGGTTCAGGTAGCGAAGCCGGAGATGGTGAAGTTGTCGGTTCCTAGCCAGGGAATGGTGCAGCCTGTGACGCGGACGCGTTTGACCTCCGAGGTGGCGGGGCGCGTGATTGAAGTTTCGCCGAAGTTGAAAGCGGGCGTGGAGGTGACTGAGGGGGAGGTTTTGATGGTGGTGGATCCGATCAATTACCAATCGGCGTTGGCTCAGGCGAAGGCTGCCTTGGCGGATGCTCGGATGGCATTGGTCAACGAGGAAGCGCGTGCCGAACAGTCTCTGCGCGATTGGGAGCGGTTGGGGGAAGGGGGCGAGCCCAATCCGTTGGTTCTGCGCCAGCCTCAACTTGCGAGCGCCGAGGCGCGTGTGGCCTCAGCGGCGGCGGCAGTCGATAAGGCGGAGGCGGATCTTGAGCGGACACGCGTGGTGGCTCCATACGACGGGGTGATTGAGGCGCGGATGGTGGATGTCGGTGCATTTGTGACGATGGGCACGCCGATTGCGGATTTGTATGCCTCTGGAACGTTTGAGGTACGGTTGCCGTTGTCGGTTAGGGAGGCGCGCTTTGTGGCGCCGATTGGGAAGGGTAAGCCTGTGATGGCAGCGTTGCGTCCGGCACGTGCGGAGGGCGCGGCGGAATGGCAGGCAGAGGTGGTGCGCACCGAAGGGCAGGTGGATCCGGTGACGCGCTCGATTTTTCTGGTAGCGGAGATTTCCGGATCGCAGGCGTCGGCAGAGGGTGTGCGGGTTTTGCCTAATTTGTTTGTTTCTGCGGAGATCGAAGGGCGGGAGTTTACCAATGTGTTTCGCGTGCCGCGGCGGTCGATCTACGGTGACAACGAGGTGCTGTTGGTGAATAGCGACGGTCAGCTTGAGTTGCGCGAGGTGAATGTGCTGTGGGAGGATCCGATGGATGTGGTGGTGGAT from Sulfuriroseicoccus oceanibius includes:
- a CDS encoding efflux RND transporter periplasmic adaptor subunit translates to MNRNAKYALIAVLILGLGFGGSELLVLLKREPKKEEAAEHKRSVVVQVAKPEMVKLSVPSQGMVQPVTRTRLTSEVAGRVIEVSPKLKAGVEVTEGEVLMVVDPINYQSALAQAKAALADARMALVNEEARAEQSLRDWERLGEGGEPNPLVLRQPQLASAEARVASAAAAVDKAEADLERTRVVAPYDGVIEARMVDVGAFVTMGTPIADLYASGTFEVRLPLSVREARFVAPIGKGKPVMAALRPARAEGAAEWQAEVVRTEGQVDPVTRSIFLVAEISGSQASAEGVRVLPNLFVSAEIEGREFTNVFRVPRRSIYGDNEVLLVNSDGQLELREVNVLWEDPMDVVVDSGLQAGEQICVTTFSDVIEGTPVRVVADSPAAVDAE